Genomic segment of Chloroflexota bacterium:
GCTGCTTACAGACTTCCCAGCCGTCCATCACCGGCATCATCAGGTCGAGCAAAATCAGGCTCGGGGAGGTCTGGCGGACCTTCTCCAACGCCTCTTTGCCGTTGGCGGCCGTCTCGACGTTGTACCCCTCGTTGCGAAGGTAGAGGCGAGCCAGTTGGACGATGTTGCGCTCGTCGTCCACCACCAGGATCGTGGACCCGCTCATGTCATCTCACCCCCCGCCTCACTCATACCGCAATGCCTGGATCGGGTGAAGCTGTGCCGCGCGCGAGGCTGGATAGATCCCGAAGAAGATGCCGACAGCGGCTGACACCCCAAACGCTAGCAGGACCGACTCCGGCGTGACCACCGTCTGCAACGCCTGGCCGTTGCTGACGCCCGGCATCGGCAAGCCGGCGATCAGCTTGGAGATCCCCCAGCCGAGCACCACGCCGACCGCCCCGCCGAGCACGCTGACCATGACGGACTCGACGAGGAACTGCGAGAGGATGTCTTTGCGCCGCGCGCCGACGGCCTTGCGGATGCCGATCTCGCGGGTCCGCTCCGTCACCGAGACCAGCATGATGTTCATGATGCCGATGCCGCCCACCACTAGCGAGATGCCGGCAATCGAGCCGAGCAGGATCGTGAAAGTCTGGGTGATCTGGCTGAAGGTCGCCAGGAAGTCTTCCTGGCTCTGGATCGAGAAGTCGTCTTCCACCACGCGGTGCCGCTCGCGCAGCAGCTCGCCGATGGCGGCGACGGCATCCTTCATCGCCTTCTCGTCGCCGACCTGGACGTTGATGACGCTGACGTTGACGGCCCCGCGCGCGTTACGGGAGGCCAGCAAGCGGGCCTGCATGGTGGTGATCGGCACGAAGACCTGATCGTCCTGGTTCCCCATGTTGGTGCCGCCCTTCGCCTCCATCAGCCCGATCACGCGGAAGGTGGAGGCAGCGCGGTTGTTGAAGCTCATGCGGACGGACTGCCCGACCGGGTCATCCTCGCCGAACAGGGTCTTCGCGACGTTCGCGCCGAGCACCACGACCGTCGAGCGTCCCTCCATGTTCTCCCGGCTGAGGAACTCACCGTTCGCCACCTTGAAGTTGCGAACGTCAGCATAGTCCGGGGTGGTCCCGACCACGCGGGTGTTGGTGTTGACCCCATTGGCGATCAACTGGCCGCCGCTGCCCTGTTCGGGCGCGACGCCGGCGACCTCGGCGATCTCCCGCGCGATGGCGTCGGCGTCGTCGATGGTGAGCGTCGCGGCGCTGCCAGCCGCCGAGCGCACGCCGGTGGACTGCGTCGAGCCGGGCCGGATGAACAGGAGGTTGGTGCCCATGCCCCGGATCTGGTTGGTGACCTGCGCCTGCGCCCCCTGCCCGATGGACATCAGCGAGATGACGGCGCACACGCCGATGATCATGCCGAGCATGGTGAGGACGGTCCGGAGCTTGTTGGCGTTGAGCGCTCCGAGGGCGACGCGCACGGACTCTAGCAGGCCCATCGCGCCTCCCGTACGCTCATGCCAGCACCGCCGACACTGTGGGAGCCGCTGGCGCGGCCACATCATGTGGAACGGCCACGACGGCCTCGCGTGGCTCGTCGCTCACGATCAGCCCGTCCCGGATGTTGATCACCCGGTTGGTGTGCGCCGCGATGTCCGCCTCGTGCGTCACGAAGATGACCGTGATGCCTTGCTCGCGGTTGAGCCGCTGAAAGATCCCCATGATCTCGATGCTGGTCTTGCTGTCCAGCGCGCCCGTCGGCTCGTCGGCCATGATGATGCGGGGGCTGGTCACCAGCGCCCGCGCGATGGCGACGCGCTGCTGCTGGCCGCCGGACAGCTCTGACGGCTTGTGGTGCGCGCGATCTGCCAGCCCGACGGCCTCCAGCGCGGCCATCGCCTTCGTGCGGCGGTCCTTCACGCCGGCGTAGACCAGCGGCAGCTCGACCTGCTCGATGGCCGGCATCCGGGCCAGCAGGTTGAAGCTCTGGAACACAAACCCGATCTTCCGATTGCGGACCCGCGCCAGGTCGTCGTCCCCGAGCGTGCTGACCTCCTGGTCATCCAGGGCGTAGGTGCCGGTCGTGGGGGTGTCCAGGCAGCCGAGGATGTTCATCATGGTGGACTTGCCCGACCCAGACGGCCCCATGATCGCGATCAGCTCGCCGTCGAGGATGTCGAGATCGACGCCGCGCAGGGCATGCACCTCAACATCCCCCATGATGTACAGCTTGGTGATGCCGCGCAGCCGTAACATCGGTCCGCCCCGGCCTCAGCGACCGCCCGGCTTCGCGGCTGGCGCGCCGCCACCGCCACCTGGGATGCCACCGGCCCCGAAGCCGCCACCGCCGCCACCCGTGCGGACCGGAGCGGTGCCAGTCCCCGGCACCACCACGACATCGCCATCGGCCAGGCCATCCACGATCTCAGTCTGCTGGTCGTTGGTCATGCCGACCTGCACCTGCTTCATCTGGTTGCCACCTGGGGCCACCACCTCGATCGTCTGATCGCGGCCCTGACGGCGTACCGCGCGCGTCGGCACCACCAGCACATCGGTCTTGCGGTTGATGGTGATCTGGACGCTGGCGGTCAGGCCGCTCGGGAGCGTCACGTCCTGCGGGATCTGCAGGTTGATCGCGATGGGGTAGGTCACCACGCCGGAGCTGCTGTTGCCGCTCGGCGCGACGGCCGCCACCTGCCCTCGGAACCGCCGATCCGGCAGCGCGTCGAAGGTGACCTCGGCCGGCTTCCCGACCGAGAGCTTGGCCACGTCCACCTCGTCGACGTTGGCGTCAACCCGCACCGCTGACGGATCGACCAGCGTCACGAAGATCGACGTTGAGGTCGTCGTCGTGGTCTGGTTCGTCGCGCCGGAGCCGACCACCTCGCCCGGGTTGCCGTTGATGCCCGCCACCACGCCGTCAATCGGCGAGAGCAAGATCGAGTCCTTCAGATCGAGCTGTGCCTGCTTCAAGTTCAGCTCGGCCACCTTGACCTGCTCCATGGCGACGAGGAGATCGGTCTCCTTCACGCCGTGGGTGGCATTGGCGAGGTTCGCCTGGGCCGATGCCAGCGAGGACTGGGCGCTCTGGATCTCGGACGGCTTCGCGCCGGCCGTCAGCTCGGCCAGCTTCGCGCGGGCGCTGGTCACCCCGGAGCGCGCCGACTCCAGCGACGCCCGAGCGGTACGGATGTCGGTCTCCAGCGCGCCACCCATCAACTGCTCGATCTTGGTCTGGGCGGACTCGTAGCTCTTGCGGGCGCTGTCCACCGCCCCCTGCGCCGCCACCAGCTCGGCCTGGGTCGGGCCGGCCTTGAGCACCTCCAGCTTGGCCTCGGCGGACCGCAGCGAGGAGCGCGCACTCTCGACGGTCGCGCGCGCCTGGATCACGTCGCGCTGGTCCGGGTTGCGGAGCTGATTCAGCTTGGCGACGGCGGACTGGAGGTTCGCCCTGGCCTGGTCGACGGACCCTTCGGCCGCCGCCATCTCGCCCGGCTTCGGGCCGGCCAGCACCTCGGCCAGCTCGGCCTCGGAGGCCTTGACGCGCAGGCGGGCCGCCTCCAACGAAGCCTGATCGGCCTTCTTCTGGGCGCTCGACGGCTTGTTCGGCTCCTCGGCGTCGTCGTTCGCCTTGACCTTGGCCTCGGCGCTCTTGACGCTGGCCTTCGAGCTTTCGAGGTTGGCGCGGGCGCTGCGAATGGCCGACTGATC
This window contains:
- a CDS encoding ABC transporter permease, which produces MGLLESVRVALGALNANKLRTVLTMLGMIIGVCAVISLMSIGQGAQAQVTNQIRGMGTNLLFIRPGSTQSTGVRSAAGSAATLTIDDADAIAREIAEVAGVAPEQGSGGQLIANGVNTNTRVVGTTPDYADVRNFKVANGEFLSRENMEGRSTVVVLGANVAKTLFGEDDPVGQSVRMSFNNRAASTFRVIGLMEAKGGTNMGNQDDQVFVPITTMQARLLASRNARGAVNVSVINVQVGDEKAMKDAVAAIGELLRERHRVVEDDFSIQSQEDFLATFSQITQTFTILLGSIAGISLVVGGIGIMNIMLVSVTERTREIGIRKAVGARRKDILSQFLVESVMVSVLGGAVGVVLGWGISKLIAGLPMPGVSNGQALQTVVTPESVLLAFGVSAAVGIFFGIYPASRAAQLHPIQALRYE
- a CDS encoding ABC transporter ATP-binding protein produces the protein MLRLRGITKLYIMGDVEVHALRGVDLDILDGELIAIMGPSGSGKSTMMNILGCLDTPTTGTYALDDQEVSTLGDDDLARVRNRKIGFVFQSFNLLARMPAIEQVELPLVYAGVKDRRTKAMAALEAVGLADRAHHKPSELSGGQQQRVAIARALVTSPRIIMADEPTGALDSKTSIEIMGIFQRLNREQGITVIFVTHEADIAAHTNRVINIRDGLIVSDEPREAVVAVPHDVAAPAAPTVSAVLA
- a CDS encoding efflux RND transporter periplasmic adaptor subunit, whose protein sequence is MPRRLTRLPAPNRWVWLTAVALLAVLGVIGYQRWSTPTVAPATGQQVAVRRGTITQTVSTSGTTVSTRQVKLNFAAGGRIKEVYAKLGDRMTVGQPIAALDPAPFEVKVESAQSSVRQAQIKVQQLRDGATPEEIAAVQASFEAAQVKYQEVTNGPTPAELQAAQSSLDSALANQTSAQAKLDALMAGPRADEIVAAQSSVESARVSLDSAEAKLAELKAGPKKDELVAAEGSVAQARESLASAEAKLDLLTKGGTGADLAAAQASVVSAQTGLESAQKKLDDLKKGSDQSAIRSARANLESSKASVKSAEAKVKANDDAEEPNKPSSAQKKADQASLEAARLRVKASEAELAEVLAGPKPGEMAAAEGSVDQARANLQSAVAKLNQLRNPDQRDVIQARATVESARSSLRSAEAKLEVLKAGPTQAELVAAQGAVDSARKSYESAQTKIEQLMGGALETDIRTARASLESARSGVTSARAKLAELTAGAKPSEIQSAQSSLASAQANLANATHGVKETDLLVAMEQVKVAELNLKQAQLDLKDSILLSPIDGVVAGINGNPGEVVGSGATNQTTTTTSTSIFVTLVDPSAVRVDANVDEVDVAKLSVGKPAEVTFDALPDRRFRGQVAAVAPSGNSSSGVVTYPIAINLQIPQDVTLPSGLTASVQITINRKTDVLVVPTRAVRRQGRDQTIEVVAPGGNQMKQVQVGMTNDQQTEIVDGLADGDVVVVPGTGTAPVRTGGGGGGFGAGGIPGGGGGAPAAKPGGR